The following proteins are encoded in a genomic region of Limosilactobacillus reuteri subsp. reuteri:
- a CDS encoding C69 family dipeptidase, translated as MQHTCTMFLAGKNATIDGSTIVCREEDYGNAFNPQRFVLVKPERQPRQYQSKTTDFKIDLPVPKLKYTSTPDADDKDGIFGAGGINGVNVAMSATETITTNARILAIDPYNTLSGIGEEDFVTLVLPYIKSAQDGVKKLGSLLEKYGTYEANAIAFSDNNEVWYMETIGGHHWAAVKIPDSAYVIAPNRFNITNFDFDGPNTMSSPNLKQWIDQNKLNPSENEYNLRRICGSATATDTVYNNPRAWYVQQQLGTINANPQSNNLPFICYAKEKLTVTTIKKLMSSHYQGTAFDPYHLERDKAPFRSIALNRNLELHILQIRNNVPASIAGVHWLAFGPNTFNAVVPFYANIDDTPIPYRNTSTEYSIDDMYWLTHTIAALGDQNYRQAQSIEENFELQVMAKTMNVQKNTDKEIAEHQDVSAFLTTINNRMAETAVDESKKLLGKLVKLTFSRERLQF; from the coding sequence ATGCAACATACATGTACAATGTTTTTAGCAGGAAAGAATGCAACGATTGATGGGTCAACTATAGTTTGTCGTGAGGAAGATTATGGTAATGCATTTAATCCTCAAAGATTTGTATTAGTAAAACCAGAAAGACAGCCACGTCAATATCAAAGCAAAACAACTGACTTTAAAATTGATTTACCAGTTCCTAAGCTAAAATATACTTCTACGCCAGATGCTGACGATAAAGATGGAATTTTTGGTGCAGGCGGTATCAATGGTGTAAATGTTGCGATGAGTGCGACTGAAACTATTACTACTAATGCCCGGATATTAGCAATAGATCCTTATAACACTTTATCTGGAATTGGCGAAGAAGATTTTGTAACATTAGTCCTTCCTTATATTAAGAGTGCTCAAGATGGTGTTAAGAAACTAGGAAGTTTATTAGAAAAGTATGGTACTTATGAGGCTAATGCGATAGCTTTTAGTGATAATAATGAAGTGTGGTATATGGAAACGATTGGCGGTCATCATTGGGCAGCTGTTAAAATTCCTGATAGTGCCTATGTGATTGCTCCTAATCGATTTAACATTACTAATTTTGATTTTGACGGTCCCAACACAATGAGTTCACCAAATTTGAAACAGTGGATTGATCAAAATAAGTTAAATCCTAGCGAGAATGAATACAATTTACGACGTATTTGTGGAAGTGCAACTGCTACTGATACTGTCTACAACAACCCACGAGCATGGTATGTTCAGCAGCAATTAGGGACGATAAATGCTAATCCGCAAAGTAATAACCTTCCATTCATCTGTTATGCAAAAGAAAAGCTTACTGTAACTACAATCAAGAAGTTAATGAGTTCTCATTATCAAGGGACAGCTTTTGATCCATATCATTTAGAAAGAGATAAAGCACCATTTAGGTCAATTGCATTAAACCGAAACTTAGAATTACATATTTTACAAATACGTAATAATGTTCCTGCAAGTATTGCTGGTGTCCATTGGTTGGCATTTGGCCCTAATACTTTTAATGCTGTGGTTCCCTTTTATGCAAATATTGACGATACCCCAATCCCTTATCGAAACACTAGTACTGAATATTCAATAGACGATATGTATTGGCTCACTCATACAATTGCTGCGCTTGGGGACCAAAATTATCGGCAAGCACAGAGTATTGAAGAAAACTTTGAATTGCAAGTAATGGCAAAAACAATGAATGTTCAAAAGAATACGGATAAGGAAATAGCAGAACACCAGGATGTGAGTGCATTTTTAACCACAATTAATAATCGGATGGCCGAAACCGCAGTGGACGAAAGCAAAAAATTACTAGGGAAACTAGTAAAGCTTACTTTTTCAAGAGAACGATTACAATTCTAG
- a CDS encoding GTP pyrophosphokinase family protein, giving the protein MIEDWQHFLLPYQQAVNELKVKLRGMRKQFQDQTQHSPIEFVTGRVKPVDSIKEKMIRRHVQEDRLEQDMQDIAGLRIMCQFVEDIYKVVDLLRQRSDMTILEERDYITNVKPSGYRSYHIVIEYPVQLITGEKRILAEIQVRTLAMNFWATVEHSLNYKYQGEFPEELSARLQRAAEAAFKLDNEMSEIREEIKEAQTLFSKRRSTNSINEDELKE; this is encoded by the coding sequence ATGATTGAAGATTGGCAGCATTTTTTATTGCCATATCAGCAGGCCGTAAATGAACTAAAAGTCAAATTACGGGGGATGCGAAAGCAATTTCAAGACCAAACGCAACATTCTCCGATTGAATTTGTAACTGGACGAGTAAAGCCAGTTGATAGTATTAAAGAAAAAATGATTAGACGACATGTGCAAGAGGACCGCCTTGAGCAAGATATGCAAGATATTGCCGGTTTGCGGATCATGTGTCAATTTGTAGAAGACATTTATAAGGTAGTTGACTTATTACGGCAGCGAAGTGATATGACTATTTTAGAGGAACGTGATTATATCACCAACGTTAAACCAAGTGGATATCGTTCCTATCATATTGTTATTGAATATCCGGTCCAATTGATTACTGGAGAAAAAAGAATATTAGCTGAAATTCAGGTGCGAACCCTTGCGATGAACTTTTGGGCAACGGTAGAACATTCTTTAAATTATAAATATCAAGGTGAGTTTCCTGAGGAGCTATCTGCAAGGTTGCAAAGAGCCGCAGAGGCAGCGTTTAAGCTTGATAATGAAATGTCAGAGATTCGAGAAGAAATAAAGGAAGCACAGACATTATTTTCTAAGCGGAGGTCAACTAATTCTATTAATGAAGATGAGTTAAAGGAGTAA
- a CDS encoding DsbA family protein has protein sequence MLELHLFVNPLGMRCLRCEKDVLKIDRDLNTKISYQFVPLFNMKTIDSTLKYYHLNPHDLAARQQVSKTLNQVILDYKAALFQGRKRGRHYLLQLQSALINQGLDYNDGLINKIAHDSHLDLEMFFEDRQSQLAKQAFRQDQKIASNLGVSETATAVVFNTEDSDYGLMIPNFDYNTLINAFKSRKLARSASLDEFVNQYRPPKLQIIQNNN, from the coding sequence ATGCTCGAACTTCATCTTTTTGTGAATCCATTAGGAATGCGCTGTTTACGGTGTGAAAAAGACGTGTTAAAAATTGATCGTGATTTAAATACAAAAATTAGTTACCAATTTGTACCACTATTCAATATGAAAACGATCGATAGCACACTTAAATATTATCATCTTAATCCCCATGATCTTGCTGCAAGACAACAAGTATCAAAAACCCTTAATCAAGTAATATTAGATTATAAAGCAGCCCTCTTCCAAGGACGAAAACGTGGACGGCATTATCTCTTACAATTACAATCTGCGCTGATTAACCAAGGCTTGGATTACAACGATGGATTAATTAATAAAATTGCACATGATTCACACCTTGACTTAGAAATGTTTTTTGAGGATCGGCAAAGTCAACTTGCTAAGCAGGCTTTCCGTCAAGATCAAAAAATCGCAAGTAATCTAGGCGTATCAGAAACGGCTACCGCAGTCGTTTTTAACACCGAAGATTCTGATTACGGCCTAATGATTCCAAATTTTGACTATAATACTTTAATAAACGCATTTAAAAGCCGAAAATTGGCTCGATCTGCATCCTTAGATGAATTTGTGAACCAATATCGTCCACCAAAGCTACAAATTATACAAAATAATAATTAA
- a CDS encoding NAD kinase, protein MRIGIYNNETAESQRVTKVLKTEMKRAGLTYVEKNPEVVITIGGDGTLLSAFHHYQKDLNNIRFVGIHTGHLGFYTDWRSFEIDDLVDSLVKDSGQAVSYPLLDMKATYSDGQIENYIALNESTIRNVTRTMVCDVFINNHLFENFRGDGLCISTPTGSTAYNKSVGGAIVDPNSVGFQLAEMASLNNRVFRTLGSPIIFGADAELILRLRDENGHVLTCDRDQWMLKSEKERYLTELSYKVSKQRIYFAQYRHNNFWNRVKDSFIGGVH, encoded by the coding sequence ATGAGAATTGGAATATATAATAATGAAACAGCAGAATCTCAACGAGTGACAAAGGTTTTAAAAACCGAAATGAAACGAGCAGGTTTAACTTATGTCGAAAAAAATCCAGAAGTTGTAATAACAATTGGTGGTGATGGCACTTTGTTATCAGCTTTTCATCATTATCAAAAAGATTTAAATAACATTCGCTTTGTTGGAATTCATACTGGGCACTTAGGATTTTATACGGATTGGCGGAGTTTTGAAATTGATGATTTAGTTGATAGTTTAGTAAAAGATAGCGGACAGGCAGTTTCATATCCCTTACTTGATATGAAGGCTACTTATTCTGATGGGCAGATAGAGAATTATATTGCACTTAATGAATCAACAATTCGGAATGTTACACGAACAATGGTATGTGATGTGTTTATTAATAATCATCTGTTTGAAAACTTTCGGGGGGATGGTTTATGTATTTCAACTCCAACCGGTTCAACTGCTTATAATAAATCAGTCGGTGGTGCCATTGTCGATCCAAATAGTGTTGGCTTTCAGTTAGCAGAAATGGCTTCACTTAACAACCGGGTTTTTCGGACCCTAGGCTCACCGATTATTTTTGGTGCTGATGCTGAGTTAATTTTGCGTTTGCGTGATGAAAATGGTCATGTGCTTACATGCGACCGTGATCAATGGATGCTTAAAAGCGAGAAAGAACGGTATCTGACTGAATTATCTTATAAAGTATCCAAGCAACGAATATATTTTGCTCAATATCGGCATAATAATTTCTGGAATCGAGTAAAAGATTCATTTATTGGTGGAGTGCATTAA